One Rhizobium sp. NRK18 genomic window carries:
- a CDS encoding amidohydrolase family protein, which yields MVDFAKVRAIDIHTHAEEPCGCHADDGYDELQCTMAGYFGAPWTHPPTIPQTAAHYREKNIAAVIFPVDAERETGYRRYSNDEVLELVKQNDDVLIPFASIDPWKGKMAVREARRLVEEHGIKGFKFHPTMQGFYPNDRMAYPFYEVLAEHRCVALFHTGQTGVGSGMRGGNGMRLKYSNPMHLDDVAVDFPDMNIIAAHPSFPWQEEALAVAQHKPNVYIDLSGWSPKYFPPILVRYANSILKKKMLFGSDWPMISPEKWLDAFDKADFKDEVRPLILKENAMRLLGVSQ from the coding sequence ATGGTGGATTTTGCCAAGGTTCGCGCGATCGACATTCACACCCATGCCGAGGAGCCCTGCGGCTGCCATGCCGACGACGGCTATGACGAACTGCAATGCACGATGGCCGGCTATTTCGGCGCGCCATGGACACACCCGCCGACCATTCCGCAGACGGCGGCTCATTACCGCGAGAAGAATATCGCGGCGGTGATCTTCCCGGTCGACGCCGAACGCGAGACGGGCTATCGCCGCTATTCCAACGACGAGGTGCTGGAACTCGTCAAGCAGAACGACGACGTCCTCATTCCGTTTGCCTCGATCGATCCGTGGAAGGGCAAGATGGCGGTGCGCGAGGCGCGGCGGCTGGTCGAGGAGCATGGCATAAAGGGCTTCAAGTTCCACCCGACCATGCAGGGCTTCTATCCCAATGATCGCATGGCCTACCCGTTCTACGAGGTTCTGGCCGAGCATCGCTGCGTGGCCCTGTTCCATACCGGCCAGACCGGGGTCGGATCGGGCATGCGCGGCGGCAACGGAATGCGGCTCAAATATTCCAACCCGATGCATCTCGATGATGTGGCTGTCGATTTTCCCGACATGAACATCATCGCCGCCCATCCGAGCTTTCCGTGGCAGGAGGAGGCGCTGGCCGTCGCCCAGCACAAGCCGAACGTCTATATCGACCTCTCCGGCTGGTCGCCGAAATATTTCCCGCCGATCCTGGTGCGCTACGCCAACAGCATACTGAAGAAGAAGATGCTGTTCGGATCCGACTGGCCGATGATCTCGCCGGAAAAATGGCTCGACGCCTTCGACAAGGCGGACTTCAAGGACGAGGTGAGGCCGCTGATCCTGAAGGAGAACGCGATGCGTCTTCTGGGCGTTTCTCAATGA
- a CDS encoding acyl-CoA dehydrogenase family protein yields the protein MIPFAAPVDDILFSMVQVADATSLPGWDGELAEGIIRHFADFAEGVIAPLDEIGDRQGCRLEGGRVRMPDGFAPAFRQLVEMGWQGLTAPEQFGGMGQGGLVAAGISEIFSGACHSLQMVCNLVPGAVSTLLAFGSEAQQAEWVPRLSAGEVLSTMCLTEPGAGSDLSRIRTRAVQSGDGWRLDGEKIFISGGDQDMSDDILHLVLARTGAPEDGVKGLSLFLTSRSRAGATIGIVRIEEKLGLHASPTCQMAFSGTPAELVGKEGEGLKAMFKVMNHARLDVALQGVAHAARASAIAAAYAGERVQGRRSDGGSAVLADHADVRRMLDEQRTLALGARAMVHLTLVEQARGDAGPLVDFLTPVCKVFCTEAGIRAADLGIQILGGYGYLGEYRVAQTWRDARITSIYEGANGIHALALATRGLRADGGAGADSFDALICRLTAHPDVLRLRDRWRAMRAGLSAQTDPASHAHDFMTLTGALLFQSVWSRIAGVSEDGETSRLFDFVLSRRQSDGVMSAA from the coding sequence ATGATCCCGTTTGCGGCTCCCGTCGACGACATCCTCTTTTCGATGGTTCAGGTGGCCGATGCGACGTCCTTGCCGGGCTGGGACGGGGAATTGGCCGAGGGCATCATCCGTCACTTCGCCGATTTCGCAGAAGGGGTGATCGCGCCTCTGGACGAGATCGGCGACCGGCAGGGCTGCCGGCTCGAGGGCGGCCGGGTGCGCATGCCGGACGGCTTTGCGCCGGCTTTCCGCCAGCTTGTCGAAATGGGTTGGCAGGGATTGACCGCGCCCGAACAGTTCGGCGGCATGGGGCAGGGCGGGCTTGTCGCGGCCGGCATCTCGGAAATCTTCTCCGGTGCCTGCCATTCCCTGCAGATGGTGTGCAATCTCGTTCCCGGCGCCGTGTCCACATTGCTGGCCTTCGGGAGCGAAGCCCAGCAGGCCGAGTGGGTTCCACGTCTGTCGGCGGGCGAGGTCCTGTCGACCATGTGCCTGACGGAACCCGGTGCCGGTTCCGATCTGTCGCGCATCCGCACCCGGGCGGTGCAGAGCGGCGACGGCTGGCGGCTCGACGGCGAAAAGATCTTCATCTCCGGCGGTGACCAGGACATGTCGGATGACATCCTGCATCTGGTCCTCGCCCGCACCGGCGCGCCGGAGGACGGTGTCAAAGGACTGTCGCTCTTTCTGACCAGCCGATCGCGGGCGGGTGCGACGATCGGCATCGTGCGCATCGAGGAGAAACTCGGTCTGCACGCGTCACCCACATGCCAGATGGCGTTTTCGGGGACCCCGGCAGAACTGGTCGGCAAGGAGGGCGAGGGACTGAAGGCGATGTTCAAGGTGATGAACCACGCCCGACTCGATGTGGCGCTGCAGGGCGTCGCCCATGCTGCCCGCGCGTCCGCCATCGCCGCCGCCTATGCCGGCGAACGCGTGCAGGGTCGCCGGAGCGACGGCGGCTCGGCCGTGTTGGCGGACCATGCCGATGTGCGCCGGATGCTTGACGAGCAGCGCACGCTCGCGCTCGGTGCCCGCGCCATGGTGCATCTGACACTGGTCGAGCAGGCTCGCGGCGATGCCGGGCCGCTGGTCGACTTCCTGACGCCGGTCTGCAAGGTCTTCTGCACGGAGGCGGGTATCCGGGCGGCTGATCTCGGGATCCAGATCCTGGGCGGGTACGGCTATCTTGGCGAGTACCGGGTGGCGCAGACATGGCGCGACGCCCGCATCACTTCGATCTATGAGGGCGCGAACGGCATCCACGCGCTGGCGCTGGCCACACGCGGCTTGCGGGCGGATGGCGGCGCAGGCGCAGATTCCTTTGACGCCCTGATTTGCCGATTGACCGCGCATCCCGACGTGCTGCGGCTTCGCGATCGTTGGCGGGCGATGCGCGCCGGTCTTTCGGCCCAAACCGACCCGGCGTCACATGCCCACGATTTCATGACGCTGACGGGCGCCTTGCTGTTCCAATCGGTCTGGTCGCGGATTGCGGGTGTCAGCGAGGATGGCGAAACGTCCCGGCTGTTCGACTTCGTTCTTTCCCGCCGACAGAGCGACGGTGTCATGAGCGCCGCGTAA
- a CDS encoding feruloyl-CoA synthase, which yields MTETITALRTVRHSVTMHSGDQHLVLTSNLPLDPVVGRTADWLQHWAKTAPDRVFLSERAGEGWRDVTYHQALVHIRAIASALIARGMGPETPIVILSGNSIDHALLSYGAQFAGVPTVPLAEQYSLIPEAHARLLYIVEKVCPALAFVDDAGLYAGALGLPALAGVEIVASRTDGALRPVTPFADLLAEEVAADVDERLATVGPDTVAKILFTSGSSSDPKGVLTTQRMMCANQSQMASVLPFLKDRPPSICDWLPWNHVFGGSHNLNMMLAHGGTLTIDNGKPTKALFAETVRNTTERPGTLSFNVPVGFSMLVREMQTNAALREAYFRDLDMIFYAGASLPQDVWTSLETMAMEQRGRIPLMISSWGMTETAPATVMVHEPIGRSGVIGVPLPGTEVKLIPDEDLRCELRVKGPNIMPGYYGDPAKTAEAFDEGGFLKTGDAVRFVDPADPDRGLIFDGRVSEDFKLQTGTWVQAGKLRLDALEGLRGLVQDVVVCGHDRDAIGLFIFPRADQVHGDNCSDGAVIDSILQATIEERLRAMAKTATGSGRRISRAMILAEPPSLKDGELTDKGSLNVRKIITRRARLLERLYDNEDPALIRV from the coding sequence ATTTCTGTCGGAAAGGGCAGGCGAGGGCTGGCGCGATGTCACTTATCATCAGGCGCTTGTCCATATCCGCGCGATAGCCTCGGCGCTGATTGCCCGGGGCATGGGGCCGGAAACCCCGATCGTCATCCTTTCGGGCAATTCGATCGATCATGCATTGCTGTCCTATGGTGCGCAATTTGCCGGCGTGCCGACGGTGCCGCTCGCCGAACAGTATTCGCTGATCCCGGAGGCTCATGCGCGCCTGCTCTACATCGTCGAAAAGGTCTGCCCGGCACTCGCCTTTGTGGACGATGCGGGCCTTTATGCCGGCGCTCTTGGCCTGCCAGCCCTTGCCGGCGTAGAGATCGTCGCCAGCCGCACGGACGGCGCGCTCCGGCCGGTCACGCCGTTTGCGGATCTCCTTGCGGAAGAAGTCGCGGCTGACGTCGACGAGCGTCTTGCCACGGTCGGTCCCGACACCGTCGCCAAAATCCTCTTCACCTCCGGCTCCTCCTCCGATCCGAAGGGTGTCCTCACGACACAGAGGATGATGTGCGCGAACCAGTCGCAGATGGCTTCGGTGCTGCCTTTCCTCAAGGATCGCCCACCGAGCATCTGCGACTGGCTGCCCTGGAACCATGTCTTCGGCGGATCGCACAATCTCAACATGATGCTGGCGCATGGCGGCACGCTGACGATCGACAACGGCAAGCCGACAAAGGCACTGTTTGCCGAGACCGTGCGCAACACCACCGAGCGGCCGGGAACGCTGTCCTTCAATGTGCCGGTCGGCTTCTCCATGCTGGTGCGGGAAATGCAGACAAATGCTGCGCTGCGCGAAGCCTATTTCCGTGATCTGGACATGATCTTCTACGCCGGTGCCTCGCTGCCGCAGGATGTCTGGACCAGCCTGGAGACGATGGCGATGGAACAGCGGGGCCGCATTCCGCTGATGATCTCGAGCTGGGGCATGACCGAGACGGCGCCGGCGACCGTCATGGTGCACGAGCCGATCGGGCGTTCGGGCGTCATCGGCGTGCCCTTGCCCGGCACAGAGGTCAAGCTCATCCCGGACGAGGATCTGCGGTGCGAACTGCGCGTCAAAGGGCCGAACATCATGCCGGGCTACTATGGCGATCCGGCGAAGACCGCCGAGGCCTTCGACGAGGGCGGTTTCCTGAAGACAGGCGATGCGGTTCGCTTCGTCGATCCCGCGGATCCGGATCGCGGCCTGATCTTCGACGGACGAGTCTCGGAGGATTTCAAGCTCCAGACGGGAACATGGGTCCAGGCGGGCAAGCTGCGGCTCGACGCACTCGAAGGCTTGCGCGGGCTGGTGCAGGACGTCGTCGTCTGCGGTCACGACCGGGATGCGATCGGTCTCTTCATCTTTCCCCGCGCCGACCAGGTACACGGCGACAACTGTTCCGACGGCGCGGTGATCGACAGCATTCTGCAGGCGACGATCGAGGAACGGCTCAGGGCCATGGCAAAGACCGCAACGGGTTCCGGCCGGCGCATCAGCCGGGCGATGATCCTCGCCGAACCGCCGTCGCTCAAGGACGGTGAACTGACCGACAAGGGCTCGCTCAACGTGCGCAAGATCATCACGCGCCGGGCCCGTCTGCTGGAGCGCCTCTACGACAACGAAGACCCGGCGCTGATACGCGTCTGA
- a CDS encoding CheR family methyltransferase → MIGSAARAQRHTEAEASPGDVSGLSHRNFEMLARYIYDYSGIKMPSSKRTMLEGRIRRRLRPTGLQDLNEYCDYLFKHGGLESEAVHLIDAVTTNKTDFFREPKHFEHMMQTSLPELAAAGHKRLRLWSAACSIGAEPYTLAMVMEDFKAASGQKLDYTILATDLSTDVLKIAHRGIYPTGMIQPVSKPQRARYVMESRDQARDEVRIHPKLRSHVGFARLNLMDSSYKVGDLMQIVFCRNVLIYFDKETQQKVLSRLCDNLMEGGYLYVGHSETITGLKLPVKQVANTVFRKV, encoded by the coding sequence ATGATCGGAAGTGCAGCAAGAGCGCAGCGGCACACTGAAGCAGAGGCGTCGCCGGGCGACGTCTCCGGCCTCTCCCATCGCAATTTCGAGATGCTGGCGCGCTACATATACGATTACAGCGGCATCAAGATGCCCTCCTCCAAGCGAACCATGCTGGAGGGCCGCATCCGCCGCCGATTGCGTCCGACCGGCCTGCAAGACCTGAACGAGTACTGCGATTACCTCTTCAAGCATGGCGGCCTTGAAAGCGAGGCCGTGCACCTGATCGATGCGGTCACGACCAACAAGACCGACTTCTTTCGCGAGCCGAAGCACTTCGAACACATGATGCAGACCAGCCTGCCCGAACTGGCGGCCGCTGGCCACAAGCGGTTGCGGCTCTGGAGCGCCGCCTGCTCCATCGGTGCGGAACCCTACACGCTTGCCATGGTGATGGAGGACTTCAAGGCCGCATCCGGGCAGAAGCTTGACTACACAATTCTGGCGACAGACCTGTCGACCGACGTCCTGAAGATCGCCCATCGCGGCATCTATCCCACCGGCATGATCCAGCCGGTCTCCAAGCCGCAACGCGCCCGTTATGTCATGGAATCGCGCGATCAGGCACGCGACGAAGTGCGCATTCATCCGAAATTGCGTTCGCACGTCGGTTTCGCGCGCCTGAACCTGATGGACAGCAGCTACAAGGTCGGCGATCTCATGCAGATCGTATTCTGCCGGAACGTGCTGATCTACTTCGACAAGGAGACACAGCAGAAAGTGCTCTCCCGGCTCTGCGACAATCTCATGGAGGGCGGCTACCTCTATGTCGGCCACTCGGAAACGATCACCGGCCTGAAGTTGCCCGTCAAGCAGGTGGCCAACACGGTGTTCAGAAAGGTCTAG
- a CDS encoding ParA family protein, whose product MTVITFANTKGGAGKTTAVLIIACELERMGYSVAVLDCDPQNWISKWYEQLGANVPAKLSVVSYVSAANLDRNIKAAKTKNDFVLVDLPGSRSPLLAQALGHSQYVIIPVQGSAMDAQGAANVIEILQYLKVRAGIHIPHSVVLTRINPMVTTRALQAVKALLEEKRVHLLDTPIIERSAFRDVFGAGETLYTMDAQRVSNLDKAQHNAHMLGMEVFRRIMPYAVGRTTEEGSVLNVA is encoded by the coding sequence ATGACGGTCATCACTTTCGCCAATACCAAGGGTGGGGCCGGCAAGACCACGGCGGTGCTGATCATCGCGTGCGAGCTTGAACGCATGGGATATTCCGTCGCCGTTCTGGACTGTGATCCGCAGAACTGGATCTCCAAATGGTACGAGCAGCTCGGCGCCAATGTTCCGGCCAAGCTTTCGGTCGTGTCCTATGTCTCTGCCGCCAATCTCGATCGCAACATAAAGGCTGCGAAGACAAAGAACGATTTCGTCCTCGTGGATCTGCCAGGTTCCCGCAGTCCGCTTCTGGCCCAGGCGCTCGGCCATTCGCAATACGTGATCATTCCGGTGCAGGGCTCGGCCATGGATGCGCAGGGCGCGGCCAACGTCATCGAGATCCTGCAGTATCTGAAGGTTCGGGCCGGCATTCACATTCCGCATTCGGTCGTTTTGACCCGCATCAATCCCATGGTGACCACCCGCGCATTGCAGGCCGTAAAGGCCCTTCTGGAAGAAAAGCGCGTGCATCTTCTCGATACGCCGATCATCGAGCGTTCGGCCTTCCGCGATGTCTTCGGGGCAGGTGAGACGCTCTACACGATGGACGCCCAGCGCGTCAGCAACCTCGACAAGGCGCAGCACAACGCGCACATGCTCGGCATGGAAGTCTTCCGCCGGATCATGCCCTATGCGGTCGGCAGAACGACGGAAGAGGGTTCCGTCCTCAACGTTGCCTGA
- a CDS encoding chemotaxis response regulator protein-glutamate methylesterase yields MQLGRKIRVLIVDDSASVRQALTRVLEADNEIEIIGVASDPFMAAKKIQEEIPDVITLDVEMPRMDGITFLRKLMSQHPIPVVMCSSLTEAGSETLMQALEAGAVDIILKPKIAAADHLEETGAMIRETVKGAAAARLGARRRLVPAPTKIQGKLTADAVLPPPTGRAMAKTTEMVVCVGASTGGTEALREFLVALPANTPGIVIVQHMPEKFTAAFANRLNGLCEVEVKEAENGDPVLRGHVLIAPGGRHMMLERQGARYCVAIKDGPLVSRHRPSVDVLFRSAARSAGSNAMGIIMTGMGDDGARGMEEMHKGGAFTVAQDEATSVVFGMPKEAIARGGVDRVVPLEQIARELLAADRRHLG; encoded by the coding sequence ATGCAACTCGGCAGGAAAATCCGTGTCCTGATCGTCGACGACAGCGCCAGCGTCCGCCAGGCCTTGACCCGCGTTCTGGAGGCCGACAACGAGATCGAGATCATCGGCGTCGCCTCCGATCCCTTCATGGCCGCCAAGAAGATCCAGGAAGAGATCCCGGACGTCATCACGCTCGACGTGGAAATGCCGCGCATGGACGGCATCACCTTTCTGCGCAAGTTGATGTCGCAGCATCCCATTCCGGTGGTGATGTGCTCGTCGCTGACGGAGGCAGGCTCGGAAACGCTGATGCAGGCGCTGGAAGCCGGCGCCGTCGACATCATCCTGAAGCCGAAGATCGCGGCAGCCGACCATCTGGAAGAGACCGGCGCGATGATCCGCGAAACGGTCAAGGGCGCCGCTGCGGCCCGATTGGGCGCGCGACGTCGCCTCGTACCGGCCCCGACCAAGATCCAGGGCAAGCTGACGGCCGATGCCGTCCTGCCTCCCCCCACCGGCAGGGCCATGGCCAAGACGACGGAAATGGTCGTCTGCGTCGGCGCGTCCACGGGCGGAACCGAGGCGCTACGCGAATTTCTCGTCGCCCTGCCGGCCAACACGCCCGGCATCGTCATCGTCCAGCACATGCCGGAAAAGTTCACTGCCGCCTTTGCCAACCGATTGAACGGATTGTGCGAGGTCGAGGTCAAGGAAGCGGAGAACGGCGACCCCGTGCTTCGCGGTCATGTCCTGATCGCTCCCGGCGGCCGGCACATGATGCTCGAACGTCAGGGCGCGCGCTACTGCGTTGCCATCAAGGATGGCCCGCTCGTCTCCCGCCATCGTCCGTCGGTCGACGTTCTCTTCCGGTCGGCGGCGAGGTCGGCCGGCAGCAACGCCATGGGCATCATCATGACCGGGATGGGCGATGACGGCGCTCGCGGAATGGAAGAGATGCACAAGGGTGGCGCCTTCACCGTGGCCCAGGACGAGGCGACCTCCGTCGTCTTCGGCATGCCGAAGGAAGCGATCGCCCGCGGCGGCGTCGATCGGGTGGTACCGCTCGAACAGATCGCCCGGGAATTGCTTGCCGCGGACCGCCGGCATCTGGGCTGA